The nucleotide window CCGCACGGCGTGCAGTACCGCCGTCTTCAAGCCGCTGAACGAAACGTCGAAGTAGTCGGCGTCGCCCGGCTGCTGGTCGCGGCGCAGCATGGGGCGCGAGAAGCGGAAGCGCGACGGGGTGCCGGTCGCGGCGAGCGCCTCGAGCGCCCAGGGGAGGCCAAGGAGCTTGGCCACCTTGTCGAAGGCTTCGCCCGCCGCATCGTCGCGCGTGGCGCCCAGGACGCGGTACTCCCCCCACGCCGCCACGTCGAGGAGGAGCGTGTGCCCGCCGGACACCAGCAGGGCGGTGAACGGGGGGACGGCGCCGGGTGCCTCGAGCGACGTCGCGAAGAGGTGCCCTTCCATGTGGTGCACCCCTAACAGCTTCTTGCCTGCGCCGAACGCCAGCCCCTTGGCATAGCTCACCCCCACCAGGAGCGCCCCGACGAGTCCGGGGGCATGTGTCACGGCGACCACGTCCACGTCGGCCAGGGTGCAGTGCGCATCGCGCAGCGCCTGCCGCACCACGGGGACGACGGCGGTGAGGTGGGCGCGCGAGGCGATCTCGGGCACCACGCCGCCGAACACCCGGTGGATGTCCTGCGAGAGGATGACGAGGGATTGCAGCTGCACCCGGTCGCCCGCTCCCTCCACCACGCTGGCCGAGGTCTCGTCGCAGGACGTCTCGAGCGCCAGGACGCGCATCAGTCCGTCGCCGGGCCGCCCGCGCCGAGCAGTTGCGCGACGACCGCACGGTTGGCGGGCGAGTCCCAGTCGGCCGCCCCGAGGTTGAGCTTGCGAATGCGCCCGTCGCGGCCGACGAGGAACGTCGCCGGGATGCCCTGCGTCTGGAAGGCGGCCTCGATCTTTCCCGTCCCTTCGTGCAGGATCTCGAACGTCAACCCGTGCTCGGCGACGAAATCGAGGATGCGCTGCTCGTTGCCGGGGTCGTCCACCGCGACGGCGACGACCTTGAGCCCCGCCCCCCGGTAGCGATCGTAGAGGCGCTGGATGCTGGGCATCTCGATCACGCACGGGCCGCACCACGTGGCCCAGAGGTTGATCAGGACGACGTCGCCCTTGTAGTCGGCGATCCCCTTGATCCGCGCCGTGCCGTCGAGCGTGGCGGCGCGGAACTCGGGAACGGGTGAGCCGACGCGAACCTGGTGCAGCGTGCTTCCGCCGAGTTGGGTCCCGGCGTACAGCGCGGCGCCGAGGATGGCGACGACCCCCGCCACGAGCGCCCACTGGCGCGCGGTGCTCATACCCGCTCCTGGCACAGCGCGCGAAGGGTGGCGATCTCCCCGCGCGGGTCGCGGGCCGCGAAGATCGCGTTGCCGGCGACGAACGTGTCGGCCCCGGCGCGCCAGCAGCTGGCGATCGTGTCGCGGGCGATCCCCCCGTCCACCTCCAGCACGGCCCCCCGATTCCCGGACTCGTCCAGCAGGGCCCGCGCCTGCCGCAGCTTCTCGATCGTGCGCGGAATGAACGTCTGCCCGCCGAAGCCGGGATTCACCGACATGATGAGGATGAGGTCCACGTCCGGGGCAATGTCGGCGAGCGTCGCGACGGGCGTCGACGGGTTGATGGTGACGCCGGCCAGGCACCCCAGCTCGCGGATGCGCGCGACCTGCCGGTGCAGGTGCGGCGCGGTTTCCTGGTGGATGGTGATGACGTTGGCCCCGGCCTTGGCGAACGCGTCGAAGTACTTCTCGGGCTCGACCACCATCAGGTGCACGTCGAGCGGAAGCGTCGTCAGGCGGCGGACCGTCTCGATGACCTTGGCCCCATACGTCAGGTTGGGGACGAAGCAGCCATCCATGACGTCGATGTGGATCCAGTCGGCGCCCCCTTCCACGCACATCGCGATCTCGTCGCCAAGCCGGGCGAAGTCGGCACTCAGGATGGACGGGGCGATGCGAACGGTCATCGGGTTCCTGCAATGCGAAGCGTGACGATGGTGCCGGCGGCGACGGCCGAGCCGGCCGCCGGCGTCTGGGCGACCACCGTCCCGGCGGGGAAGGTGGCCGAGGGGTCGTACTCGAGGGGGCCCGTGGGGAAGCCGAGCTGCGCGAGCAGCGCGTTGGCCGAGGCGAGGTCGTGCCCCACGACGTCGGGCATCGTGAGCGACGCGGGGCCGGCGCTGACCACGAGGTCCACGCGCGTCCCCTGTGGCACGACCTGCCCTTCGGACGGGTTGCTCGCGATGACCAGTCCGCGGGCCGAGTCGCTCGGCTGCGTGGTCACCTGCCCCAGCTGCAACCCGGCCTGGGCCAGCTCCCCTTCGGCATCGCGCCGCGACAAGCCGGCCAGGGGCGGGATGGTCGCGCGCTGCTGCCCGGCGCTGATGTCCAGCGTGACCGCCGTCCCCGGGGGAACCGTCGTCCCGGACGGCGGGTTCTGGGCCAGCACGGTCGACTTGGGGGCATCGGCCGAGTAGCGCGACTCCCCCGTCTTCGCCTCGAGACCGAGCGTCGTCAGGCGGCGCTGCGCGTCGGCCTGGGTCAGTCCCACCACCCCAGGCACGGTGACGTCGCCGACCGCGACGTCATCGGGGAGGATCACGAACGCGACGAGCAGGTAGGCGAGGAGGCTGGCGGTTCCGGCCACCACGAGGTGCTCGAGTACCGTCCGGAGCCGGGCGGGGCGCTTCATGCCGCGCTCCGTCCCGCGCTCCGTCCCGCGCTCCGGCGCAGGCGGGCGGCGAAGGCGCCGTCCACACCATGCCGCTGCGGGAGGACGCGCAGCATCCCGCCGTCCAGCACCGCGTCGGCGACCGTCCCGCCCGGCGGAGGGTCGAGCGTCCACTCCGGATGCGCGGCCAGGAACGCCTCCACCTGGCGTTCGTTCTCCTCGGCCTCGAGCGAGCAGGTGCTGTAGATCATTAGTCCGCCCGGACGCACCAGCGACGCCGCGGAGCGGAGGATGGCGCGCTGCGCGGCGGCGCTCACCGCCAGGTCCGAGGCCTTGAGGCGCCAGCGGGCGTCCGGGTGGCGGCGAAACGTCCCCGTGCCGGTGCACGGGGCGTCGACGAGGACGGCGTCCACCGGTGAAAGCGCGGTCTCGCGCGCGTCGGTCGCCACGAGGACGACGTTGCGGGCGTCCAGGCGCTCGACATTCTGGCGCATGCGCTCCAGGCGCGCGGGCGAACGATCGCACGCGATCACCAGCGACGCGACGCGCGAAAGCTCCAACGACTTGCCCCCCGGCGCCGCGCACAGGTCGATCACCGTCGCCCCCTCGGGAACCGACGCGTACTGCGTCACGAGGGTGGCCGCCGGATCCTGCACGAAGAAGAGTCCCTGGCGGAACGCCCCGAGGTCGGCCAGCGCCGGGTGGCTGGTGATGCAGAGGCCGTCGTGGACGAATGGGGCGTCGTCCACGTGCACGCCCGCTTCTTCGAGCATGGCCTCGAGCTGTTCGTGCACGATGCCATATGGGCGGATGCACAGCGGTGCCTCGGTGTTGTTCAGTTCCACCAGGCGCGTCGCCTCCTCGAGTCCCCACCGCGCCGCCCACCTCGCCACGAGCCACTGCGGATGCGATCCCGCCAGCGCGAGCGCCTCGACGGGATCGGGAGGGCGCGGGAGTGCGGTGAACGCATCGTCTCCGCGTTCGCGATCCACGCGCCTCAGCACGGCGTTGGCGAGCTTGCTGGCTCCGATGCCATGGCGCCGCTTGGCCAGCTCCACGCTCTGGGCAATTGCCGCGTACGGGGGGACCGACCCCATGTGGAGGAGCTGGTAGATCCCGAGGCGGAGGATGTCGGTCAGGTCGGCATCGAGCCGCGCCAGCCCGCCTCGCACGCGCTCAGTGAGGATGGCGTCGAGGACGCCGCGCCGGCGCAGCGTCCCGTACACGAGCTCCTGGGTCCAGCGGCGGTCGCGCGCATCGAGCTCCCGCACGCGGCGGTCGAAGGCGGCGTCGAGGAGCTCGCCGCCGCGCAGGTCGGCCAGGATGTCGGCCGCCGCCACCCGAGCGTCGGTCACGCCGCCCTGGACGAGCGTGGCCCCCCTGGTGCGCGCTCCATCTCCCGGAATCATGGATGGAAAGATAGTCGGTGCCGGCGGCGTCGCCCCTCGCCCCTCACTCAGCGGCCCCGAGGATATCGCCAGCGGCAACCCCGCGTCCCTGCGCCCAATCCAGCGCGGCCAGGCGCCGCTTCCCGGCGGGCTGCACGTACGCCACCCTCACGCCGCCGGTCCTGCACGCCACCAGCATCCCCCCCTCGTCGATGGCGAGGACGAGCCCGGGGTCGCCTTCGGCGTCCGGGGCGAGGCGGACGCCGGAAAGCTTGACGTCGACGCCTCGCAGCGTGGTGTACGCCCCCGGCCGCGGATCGTAGGCGCGGATCTGGCGCGCCACCTGTCGTGCGTCGCCGGTCCAGTTCACCAGGGTGTGCTCGCGCTCGACCTTGCCGGCGTAGGTCGCGAGCACCTCATCCTGCGCGTCCTCCTGCGCCGCGCCCATGGCGATGAGGGTGAGCGCCTCCACGATGGCGAGGGCCCCCAGCTCCGAGAGCCGCAGCTGCAACTCGCCGTAGGTCTCGTCCCCGAGGATCGGCGTCGGCGCCTGCAGGATCACCGGGCCGGCATCCATGCGCCGGACCATGCGCATGATGGAGACCCCGGTCTCGTCGTCGCCGGCAAGGATGGCGGCCTGGATCGGGGCGGCGCCGCGCCAGCGCGGAAGGAGCGAGGCGTGGATGTTGAGCGTGCCTAACGGTGGCAGGTCGATGACCGACTGCGGGAGGATGTGCCCGTAGGCGACGACGACGGAAATGTCGGGAGCCAGTGCCCGGAGCGCGCCCTCGAACTCCTCGCCGCGCGGCCGCTCGGGCTGCAGCACGGGGAGCCCCTCCTCGAGGGCGATGACCTTGACGGGCGACGGGACCAGCGTCGAGCGGCTGCGTCCCTGCGGCTTGTCCGGCTGGGTCACGACGCCCACCACCTCGTATCCCTCGCCGAGCAGCGCACGCAGTGGGGGAGTGGCGAACTCCGGTGTTCCCCAGAACAGGACCCGCATCTACAACCGTTCGTCGGGGTGGTCGCCCTGCTCGCTGAGATGTCGCACGACCTCGGGGGTGAGGATGCGCACGAGGTTCGGGTACTTCGTCTTCTGCACTTCCCACCTGGCCATGATGGCGCGCTTCTTCAGGAACGACATGTAGTCGATGAACAGCTTGCCGTGCAGGTGGTCGATCTCGTGCTGGAGGCAGCGGGCCATGAGCCCCTCGGCCTCGATCTCGAACGCCTCCCCCTCGCGGTCGGTGGCCCGCACGGTCACCCGCGCCGAGCGCTCCACGTCACCGTAGATGTCGGGAATGGAGAGGCACCCTTCCTCGGCCTTGTCGCCCCCGCTCTCGTCGACGATCTCGGGGTTGATGAGGACGAGACGATCGCCCTCGATCTCGACGACCGCGAGTCGCTCGGAGCGCCCCACCTGCGGCGCGGCCAGCCCGATTCCCTGCGCCGCGTGCATCGTCTCGAACATGTCGTCGATGAGGCGCTGCAGTTCGTCGGTGATCTCGGTCACCGGCGTCGTCTCGACCCGCAGGATGGACGAGCCGAGGACCTGGATCGGGAGGAGGCTCACGTATTCGGTGCGGTGGAGGGTTCGCCCGAGAGGACACGGGCAACGCGTCCGCGCTCGACGACCACGCGTGATTCGCCGGACTTGATGGTGATGTGATCGTCCATCGACTTGTCGGCGCTGCCGTCCTTCGGGGACTCCTTGAGGTGCACGACCTCGCCCACCAGTCCCCCCGCGGTGACGACCGTGTCGCCGCGCTTGAGGTTGCGCAGTCGAGCCTCGTGCTGCTTCCGCTGCTTCTGCTGCGGCCGGATCATCAGGAAGTAGAAGATCCCGAAAATGGCCGCGATCTGGAACAGGAACGGGAGCAGGGGCGAGCTCGCGCCGCCGGCGGCCTGCAGGAGGAACGGGGCGGGGAGGAGGGTCGCGGTCATTGCGAAGGCGTGGCGCGGGAGGTGAGGCGAAGGAGCCAGTCGCTGCTCCACGACTCGAAGCGCTGCTCGAGGATCGCGAGGCGCGCCTGGCGCATCAGGGTGATCAGGAAATGTACATTGTGCAGCGAGAGGAGGCGGAGTCCCAGGATCTCGTCGCTCACGTACAGGTGGCGGAGGTAGGCCCTCGAAAAGCGGCGGCAGGTGCTGCAGTCGCACGCCGGGTCGAGGGGGCGAGGGTCGGTCCGCAGGTCGTTGCGCTTGACATTCAGGCGCCCCTCGCTGGTGAACGCCGTCCCGTTCCGCCCCATGCGGGTCGGGGCGACACAGTCGAAGAGGTCCACGCCGCGCCTGACCCCCTCGATGAGGTCCTCCGGAAAGCCGACTCCCATCAGGTACCGCGGCCGGTCGGCCGGGAGCTCGGGATCGACGACGTCGAGCATCGCGTACATGTCGGGCTTGCCCTCGCCCACGGAGAGCCCGCCGATGCCATACCCCAGCCAGTCGCCCGCGTCGCGAATCGCTCGGGCCGCCTCGCGCCGCAGCTCGGCGTGGATCCCGCCCTGGACGATGGGAAAGAGCGCCTGCGGGGCCCCGCGCGGGTCCCCCTGTTCGCGGCGCAGGCGCTCGAACTCGCCCTGGCAGCGCTGCAGCCATCGGAGGGAGCGTTCGCTCGCATCGCGCGCGGCCGCCGCCTCCGACTGGCCGGGAATGACGTGGTCGAACTGCATGATGACGTCGGCGCCCAGGTTGCGCTCGATCTGCATCACGCGTTCGGGGGAGAAGAAGCGCTTCGAGCCGTCGATGTGCGAGCGGAACTCCACGCCCTCCTCGCGGACCGTGCGCAGCGTCTCCAGCGAGAAGACCTGGAAGCCGCCGGAGTCGGTGAGGATCGGCGCGTCCCAGTGCATGAAGCGGTGCAGGCCCCCCAAGTCGCGCACGAGCTCGTCGCCGGGGCGGAGGTGCAGGTGATAGGCGTTGGCGAGGATCATCTGCGCGCCGGCGCCGCGCACGTCGTCGGGGTCGAGCGCCTTGACGGTGGCCAGCGTCCCCACGGGCATGAACACCGGCGTCTCGACGATGCCGTGCGGCGTGCGGAAGGTCGCGGCGCGCGCGCGCCCGTCGCGTGCGACGAGGTCGAACCGGAAGGCCGGGCCCGGTGGCACGCGCTACTGCCCTCCCGCCTTCACCGCGACGCGTGCGTCGTCCCCCTCGCAGCGATAGCCGATGTCGACGCCTTCGTGCCGTGCCCGTGGGGCCTTGGCGAAGGTGAGTTGGGCCGAGACGGTACCGAAGACGCCGTCGA belongs to Gemmatimonadetes bacterium SCN 70-22 and includes:
- a CDS encoding tRNA (adenosine(37)-N6)-threonylcarbamoyltransferase complex transferase subunit TsaD → MRVLALETSCDETSASVVEGAGDRVQLQSLVILSQDIHRVFGGVVPEIASRAHLTAVVPVVRQALRDAHCTLADVDVVAVTHAPGLVGALLVGVSYAKGLAFGAGKKLLGVHHMEGHLFATSLEAPGAVPPFTALLVSGGHTLLLDVAAWGEYRVLGATRDDAAGEAFDKVAKLLGLPWALEALAATGTPSRFRFSRPMLRRDQQPGDADYFDVSFSGLKTAVLHAVRSSADLADDAPHIARAFQDALVDTLVEKTYRAARQHGRRRVVLGGGVACNRALEAAMRRRLGDLGAEVHAPSPRLATDNAAMIARAALFHAERGAASDWTLNAYASRPMPGLRP
- a CDS encoding ribulose-phosphate 3-epimerase, which codes for MTVRIAPSILSADFARLGDEIAMCVEGGADWIHIDVMDGCFVPNLTYGAKVIETVRRLTTLPLDVHLMVVEPEKYFDAFAKAGANVITIHQETAPHLHRQVARIRELGCLAGVTINPSTPVATLADIAPDVDLILIMSVNPGFGGQTFIPRTIEKLRQARALLDESGNRGAVLEVDGGIARDTIASCWRAGADTFVAGNAIFAARDPRGEIATLRALCQERV
- a CDS encoding 16S rRNA (cytosine(967)-C(5))-methyltransferase, producing MRGGELLDAAFDRRVRELDARDRRWTQELVYGTLRRRGVLDAILTERVRGGLARLDADLTDILRLGIYQLLHMGSVPPYAAIAQSVELAKRRHGIGASKLANAVLRRVDRERGDDAFTALPRPPDPVEALALAGSHPQWLVARWAARWGLEEATRLVELNNTEAPLCIRPYGIVHEQLEAMLEEAGVHVDDAPFVHDGLCITSHPALADLGAFRQGLFFVQDPAATLVTQYASVPEGATVIDLCAAPGGKSLELSRVASLVIACDRSPARLERMRQNVERLDARNVVLVATDARETALSPVDAVLVDAPCTGTGTFRRHPDARWRLKASDLAVSAAAQRAILRSAASLVRPGGLMIYSTCSLEAEENERQVEAFLAAHPEWTLDPPPGGTVADAVLDGGMLRVLPQRHGVDGAFAARLRRSAGRSAGRSAA
- a CDS encoding methionyl-tRNA formyltransferase, producing MRVLFWGTPEFATPPLRALLGEGYEVVGVVTQPDKPQGRSRSTLVPSPVKVIALEEGLPVLQPERPRGEEFEGALRALAPDISVVVAYGHILPQSVIDLPPLGTLNIHASLLPRWRGAAPIQAAILAGDDETGVSIMRMVRRMDAGPVILQAPTPILGDETYGELQLRLSELGALAIVEALTLIAMGAAQEDAQDEVLATYAGKVEREHTLVNWTGDARQVARQIRAYDPRPGAYTTLRGVDVKLSGVRLAPDAEGDPGLVLAIDEGGMLVACRTGGVRVAYVQPAGKRRLAALDWAQGRGVAAGDILGAAE
- a CDS encoding peptide deformylase yields the protein MSLLPIQVLGSSILRVETTPVTEITDELQRLIDDMFETMHAAQGIGLAAPQVGRSERLAVVEIEGDRLVLINPEIVDESGGDKAEEGCLSIPDIYGDVERSARVTVRATDREGEAFEIEAEGLMARCLQHEIDHLHGKLFIDYMSFLKKRAIMARWEVQKTKYPNLVRILTPEVVRHLSEQGDHPDERL
- a CDS encoding preprotein translocase subunit YajC: MTATLLPAPFLLQAAGGASSPLLPFLFQIAAIFGIFYFLMIRPQQKQRKQHEARLRNLKRGDTVVTAGGLVGEVVHLKESPKDGSADKSMDDHITIKSGESRVVVERGRVARVLSGEPSTAPNT
- a CDS encoding tRNA guanosine(34) transglycosylase Tgt, producing the protein MPPGPAFRFDLVARDGRARAATFRTPHGIVETPVFMPVGTLATVKALDPDDVRGAGAQMILANAYHLHLRPGDELVRDLGGLHRFMHWDAPILTDSGGFQVFSLETLRTVREEGVEFRSHIDGSKRFFSPERVMQIERNLGADVIMQFDHVIPGQSEAAAARDASERSLRWLQRCQGEFERLRREQGDPRGAPQALFPIVQGGIHAELRREAARAIRDAGDWLGYGIGGLSVGEGKPDMYAMLDVVDPELPADRPRYLMGVGFPEDLIEGVRRGVDLFDCVAPTRMGRNGTAFTSEGRLNVKRNDLRTDPRPLDPACDCSTCRRFSRAYLRHLYVSDEILGLRLLSLHNVHFLITLMRQARLAILEQRFESWSSDWLLRLTSRATPSQ